In Campylobacter massiliensis, the DNA window CGCGCTGATGAGAGAGGACTTTGATCTAAACGATGCTGCTATCAAATACGCGACGCTAAAGCCAAAAGAGCTAAACGATAAAGAGATGTTAGCAATCGATGCGTTAGCGCTCATCGAGCGGTACAAGATCCAGCTCCTAGCCGTCGTAGAAAACGGCGTTCCGGTCGGTGTTTTACATATACACGACCTTGCAAATTTAGGACTATAAAATGCAAAAAAGCAGACTAAACAAATTTATATCGCATAACACGAGTTATTCGCGTAGAGAGGCTGACGAGCTAATAAAGCAGGGCAAAGTTAGCGTAAACGGCCGCGTCGTTAGCGAGCTGGCTACTAGCGTTAGCGAAGAGGATAAAGTAAAGATAAACAGCCGCATAGTAAGGCTAAAAAAAGAATTTACCGTGATCGTTTATCACAAACAAAAGGGCGAACTCGTTAGTAAAAAGGACGACCGCGGACGCAAAACGATCTATGATAGTTTGGATCGTCAGTTTGCAAAATTTGTTAGTATCGGGCGGCTTGACTACGCTAGCGAGGGGCTACTTTTGCTAACGGACGCTCCAGCAATCGCTACTGCGCTGATGAACAGCGACGTAGAGCGCGAATACTATCTAAAAGTAAAGGGCGAGATAACGCCTGAGGTGGTAACGGCGATGAACGAGGGTTTTTTTGCTGCGGACGCCACCAAGGGCGCGCATGCTAAAACTGCGATAAAATCGATGGAATTTAAGCCGTTTTTGGACTATAAAATTTTTGGCTCGAGCGGCGGCTTTACGAAGCTAAAAGTCGTGATAAACGAGGGACAAAACCGTGAGCTACGCCGCTTTTTTGGCTATTTCGACCTTGAGGTGATGGATCTAAAACGCGTTAGTTTCGGTCGCGTAGATCTTGGCATGCTAAAGCCCGGTAAATGGCGATATTTTGAAAGTGGCGAATACGAAGCGCTGAGGGATTTTTTGAAGGTTAATAACGTTAGATACTAGCCCCTATATTCAAAATATTCTAGCAGCTTAATTGTCTAAATAAAGGCAAGCTGCTTATGAATTTATAAAATCATACTAAAAAGGCTCAACAGAGCTCAATACAAACATGGAGAGGGGATAAGTAGGTTCTGTTGATCCAATACTTTTTAGTAGAGTCGATTACTGTTAGTGTGGTTGCCCTATCTCGAGACAGTAAAGCCGAGCATAATACAAAGATAATTTGTTCTATTTTATATTTTTGTTAATACTGTTCTATTCTATTTTGTGGAGTAGTAATAGTTATCGGTGTTGGTATAATATTGCCTACTAGTTATTTTGACTTGCCTTATATTTTGCTTTAAGGGACGAATAAAAGCGTCTATATTTATACAACATGCTTCAAAATTTGATTAAAAAGTCGAAAAATACAATAAAAACTTAAATAAAAAATACTTA includes these proteins:
- a CDS encoding pseudouridine synthase; translation: MQKSRLNKFISHNTSYSRREADELIKQGKVSVNGRVVSELATSVSEEDKVKINSRIVRLKKEFTVIVYHKQKGELVSKKDDRGRKTIYDSLDRQFAKFVSIGRLDYASEGLLLLTDAPAIATALMNSDVEREYYLKVKGEITPEVVTAMNEGFFAADATKGAHAKTAIKSMEFKPFLDYKIFGSSGGFTKLKVVINEGQNRELRRFFGYFDLEVMDLKRVSFGRVDLGMLKPGKWRYFESGEYEALRDFLKVNNVRY